In a single window of the Notamacropus eugenii isolate mMacEug1 chromosome 4, mMacEug1.pri_v2, whole genome shotgun sequence genome:
- the LOC140498106 gene encoding olfactory receptor 7D4-like — protein sequence MFSHLFLGRDIIHMGPTNQTRVSEFLLLGLSEKPEQQLPLFGLFLSMYMVALFGNMLIIVAIVCDSHLHTPMYFFISNLSLVDFCLVSTTVPKMLTNILTHSKTISYSGCFTQIYFFSVFACMENFLLGAMAYDRFVAICHPLRYMAIMNPLLCVLLVLISCVLSLLTSLLHGLMMMHLSFCKDHEIPYFFCEITQVLKLACSDTLINSILIYFTTGLLGIVPLTGILTSYTQICFSILKFPSAEGKYKAFFTCGSHLCVVLLFYGTAFGVYMTSSATRSSWKSIVASVMYAVVTPMLNPFIYSLRNKDIKDALKKFISRSSSSQ from the coding sequence ATGTTCTCCCATctctttcttggcagagacattaTCCACATGGGACCAACCAACCAAACACGTGTCTCTGAATTCCTCCTCCTGGGACTTTCTGAGAAGCCAGAGCAGCAGCTGCCTCTCTTTGGGCTGTTCCTGAGCATGTATATGGTTGCATTGTTTGGAAATATGCTTATTATAGTGGCCATTGTCTGTGACTCCCACCTCCACACCCCCATGTACTTCTTCATTTCTAATCTGTCCTTGGTGGATTTTTGTCTGGTCTCCACCACAGTCCCCAAGATGCTGACTAACatcctgacacacagtaagacCATCTCCTATTCTGGCTGCTTCACTCAGATCTATTTCTTCTCAGTCTTTGCTTGTATGGAGAACTTCCTTCTTGGTGCGATGGCTTATGATCGTTTCGTGGCCATTTGTCACCCTCTGCGCTATATGGCCATCATGAACCCACTGCTCTGTGTCCTGTTGGTTCTGATTTCCTGTGTTCttagtctcttaacttctctccTTCATGGTCTCATGATGATGCATCTGTCTTTCTGTAAAGACCATGAAATCCCATACTTCTTCTGTGAAATTACTCAGGTTTTGAAGCTTGCTTGTTCTGATACCCTCATTAACagcattttgatttattttacaaCTGGCCTGCTAGGTATTGTTCCCCTCACAGGGATTCTGACTTCTTATACAcagatctgtttttctattttgaaaTTCCCATCTGCTGAGGGGAAGTATAAAGCCTTTTTTACCTGTGGGTCTCACCTCTGTGTTGTTTTGTTATTCTATGGCACAGCTTTTGGAGTATACATGACCTCCTCGGCTACCCGCTCCTCCTGGAAGAGCATAGTTGCCTCAGTGATGTATGCTGTGGTAACTCCCATGCTGAACCCCTTCATCTATAGCCTGAGGAACAAGGACATAAAGGATGCATTGAAGAAATTCATTAGCAGATCAAGCTCTTCTCAATGA